A window from Sphingobacteriaceae bacterium encodes these proteins:
- the tatC gene encoding twin-arginine translocase subunit TatC, translated as MGRRRGPAGNSPAKIHDAMAEMTLVEHLDELRRRLITALIPWLLFSIGGFFVAGRVLAALKGPIEQLVILTPGEGFLIHLRLGIYIGTALASPIILYQAVAFVQPALTRDERRQLLLSLPVAFLLLVLGTAFGYWVILPFVLRFFLSFTGPDLVPLISVSSYVSFVVGTVAPFAIVFQLPVVVWVTSRLGVIDHHLLQRIRRWAIFVIFIVAAFLTPPDVVSQVLMAVPLLLLYELSILLARVGARQRQRDLELLDNDDDTP; from the coding sequence ATGGGACGGCGGCGGGGCCCCGCCGGGAACTCCCCGGCCAAAATCCACGACGCCATGGCCGAAATGACCCTGGTGGAGCACCTGGACGAACTGCGCCGCCGCCTGATTACGGCCCTCATACCGTGGCTGCTCTTTTCCATCGGAGGGTTTTTCGTCGCCGGCCGGGTGCTGGCGGCCCTGAAGGGGCCCATCGAGCAGCTGGTCATCTTGACCCCAGGCGAGGGCTTCCTTATTCACCTGCGCTTGGGCATCTACATCGGCACGGCCCTGGCCTCGCCCATCATCCTTTATCAAGCAGTGGCCTTCGTGCAGCCGGCCTTGACCCGGGACGAGCGGCGGCAGCTGCTCCTGTCCCTGCCCGTGGCCTTCCTCCTGCTGGTGCTGGGCACGGCCTTCGGCTACTGGGTCATCCTGCCCTTCGTCCTGCGGTTTTTCCTCAGTTTCACCGGACCCGACCTGGTCCCGTTGATTTCCGTCAGCAGCTACGTGTCCTTTGTCGTCGGCACCGTGGCGCCCTTCGCCATCGTGTTCCAACTGCCGGTGGTCGTTTGGGTCACCTCCCGCCTGGGGGTCATCGACCACCACCTGCTGCAGCGCATCCGCCGCTGGGCTATATTCGTCATTTTCATAGTGGCCGCTTTCCTCACGCCTCCTGATGTGGTGTCCCAGGTGCTTATGGCGGTGCCCCTGCTGCTCCTGTACGAACTGAGCATCCTGCTGGCCCGGGTGGGCGCCCGGCAGCGGCAGCGGGACTTGGAACTTCTCGACAACGATGACGACACACCCTGA
- a CDS encoding arginine decarboxylase, pyruvoyl-dependent — MLPTPNRVTLVAGAAKGQHKLTAFDGALLEAGIGNLNLLRVSSILPPGCRYVEFQRQEPGGQIDIPAGSLVPTAYGTICSDQAGETIAAAVAIGFSRDDFGVIMEFSGAVTAAEARTRVEDMVREAFVMRNMELHDLKAAAAEITVPEDAAGAAVAAAVLWYL; from the coding sequence ATGCTGCCCACGCCCAATCGTGTGACCCTTGTTGCCGGTGCTGCGAAAGGTCAGCACAAGTTGACGGCCTTTGACGGCGCCCTGCTGGAAGCCGGTATCGGCAATTTGAACTTGCTTCGGGTGAGCAGTATCCTGCCGCCGGGCTGCCGTTACGTGGAATTCCAGCGGCAAGAACCGGGAGGCCAGATCGACATCCCGGCGGGATCCCTAGTGCCCACGGCCTACGGCACCATCTGCAGCGATCAGGCCGGCGAGACCATCGCCGCCGCGGTGGCCATAGGCTTCAGCCGGGATGATTTCGGTGTAATCATGGAATTCTCCGGCGCCGTAACGGCCGCCGAGGCCCGGACCCGGGTGGAAGACATGGTGCGGGAAGCCTTCGTCATGCGCAACATGGAACTCCACGACCTGAAGGCCGCGGCCGCCGAAATCACCGTCCCTGAGGATGCTGCCGGAGCGGCGGTAGCGGCCGCCGTTCTTTGGTACCTTTAA
- a CDS encoding 23S rRNA (pseudouridine(1915)-N(3))-methyltransferase RlmH: protein MMRFQIISVGRLDAPYLREGVETYLRRLRPYAQVTWQQVPDEAVPARPRPADVERIQAVEAERIQGVLDRLPGHVYTVALTRRGWAMTSPQLAQHLDQVAVDGFSTTAWLIGGTVGLAPQLVERAHLRLSMSTLTFPHQMMPLLLLEQLFRACRIQRGEPYHYSAEV, encoded by the coding sequence ATGATGCGGTTTCAAATTATATCCGTCGGGCGGCTCGACGCCCCATACCTTAGAGAGGGCGTGGAGACCTACCTGCGGCGGCTGCGCCCCTACGCCCAGGTCACCTGGCAGCAGGTGCCGGATGAGGCTGTGCCTGCCCGGCCCCGCCCGGCCGATGTGGAGCGGATCCAAGCCGTCGAGGCCGAGCGTATCCAAGGCGTATTGGACCGACTGCCGGGGCACGTCTATACCGTAGCCCTGACCCGCCGGGGCTGGGCCATGACTTCGCCCCAGTTGGCCCAGCATCTGGACCAGGTGGCCGTCGACGGCTTCAGCACCACCGCCTGGCTCATCGGCGGCACCGTCGGCCTGGCGCCCCAGCTGGTGGAGCGGGCCCACCTGCGCCTCAGCATGTCCACCCTCACCTTTCCCCATCAGATGATGCCCCTGCTGCTGCTGGAGCAGCTGTTCCGGGCCTGCCGCATCCAGCGGGGCGAGCCTTACCACTACTCGGCCGAAGTTTAG
- the speB gene encoding agmatinase, translating to MATDAAYDEARVVLLGAPWDATVTYRPGARFGPGRIREASYGLEEYSITLDRSLLDLAVHDAGDLDLPFGAPAAALEQIRREVAAIARDGKVPVLLGGEHLITLAAVQALAEGPAGRDLVVIQMDAHADLRDTYQGQELSHATVMRRVSQVVGPGRLVQLGIRSGDREEVTFGRRHTRFCTQRVLEPLQEVLAELGDVPLYVSIDIDVLDPAWAPGTGTPEPGGIDLHELLAAVYALKGRHIIGADLVEVAPTLDPTERTVVTAAKIIRELLLSWF from the coding sequence ATGGCGACCGATGCCGCCTACGATGAGGCCCGGGTGGTGCTCTTGGGCGCCCCCTGGGACGCCACCGTCACCTACCGGCCCGGCGCCCGCTTCGGCCCCGGCCGCATCCGCGAGGCTTCCTACGGCCTTGAAGAGTATTCCATAACCTTGGACCGGTCGCTCCTGGACCTGGCCGTCCACGACGCCGGCGACTTGGACTTGCCCTTCGGCGCACCGGCAGCCGCCTTGGAGCAAATCCGCCGGGAGGTGGCCGCCATCGCCCGGGACGGCAAGGTGCCCGTCCTGCTGGGCGGCGAGCACCTGATCACCTTGGCCGCCGTCCAGGCCTTGGCCGAAGGGCCTGCCGGCCGGGACCTGGTGGTCATCCAGATGGACGCCCACGCCGACCTGCGGGACACTTACCAAGGGCAGGAACTGTCCCATGCCACCGTCATGCGCCGGGTCAGCCAGGTGGTAGGCCCCGGGCGGCTGGTGCAGCTGGGCATCCGCTCCGGCGACCGGGAAGAAGTGACCTTCGGCCGCCGCCACACCCGCTTTTGCACCCAGCGGGTCCTGGAGCCGCTGCAGGAGGTGCTGGCGGAACTGGGCGACGTGCCCCTGTACGTATCCATCGACATCGACGTGCTGGATCCCGCCTGGGCGCCGGGGACCGGCACTCCCGAGCCGGGGGGCATAGACCTGCACGAACTGCTGGCCGCCGTCTACGCCTTGAAAGGCCGCCACATCATCGGCGCCGACCTGGTGGAGGTGGCGCCCACCTTGGACCCCACCGAGCGCACGGTGGTCACGGCGGCGAAGATAATAAGAGAATTGCTGCTGTCCTGGTTTTGA
- the speE gene encoding polyamine aminopropyltransferase: MEVWFSENQTDHMRISLRVREILHHEKSQYQEILVVDTYELGRTLILDDILQTSEFEEFTYHEMMAHVPMFAHPDPKRVLIVGGGDGGVLREVVRHPTVAEAHLVEIDERVLAATRKYLPSISSAFDHPKARVIVTDGIKHVADNPDSYDIIIVDSTDPMKHALGLFGEDFHRSAFRALREGGIYIQQSESPFYTPHLVRQIQVSLHKLFPKAGLYLGTVPLYPGGLWAYSYGAKGAFDTVVPEERVVERGFAQFGTRYYTPAVHAAAFALPPFVAALQRPEE, encoded by the coding sequence TTGGAAGTCTGGTTTTCCGAAAACCAAACGGATCACATGAGGATTTCCCTGCGGGTGCGGGAAATTCTCCATCATGAAAAGAGCCAGTACCAGGAAATCCTGGTGGTGGACACCTACGAGCTGGGTCGCACCCTGATCCTGGACGACATCCTGCAGACCAGCGAATTCGAGGAATTCACGTACCACGAAATGATGGCCCACGTGCCCATGTTCGCCCACCCCGACCCTAAGCGGGTGCTCATCGTCGGGGGCGGCGACGGCGGCGTCCTGCGGGAAGTGGTGCGCCACCCCACCGTCGCAGAAGCCCACCTGGTGGAAATCGACGAGCGGGTGCTGGCCGCCACCCGCAAGTACCTGCCCAGCATCAGCAGCGCCTTCGATCATCCCAAGGCCCGGGTCATCGTGACCGACGGCATCAAGCATGTGGCCGACAACCCCGACAGCTACGACATCATCATCGTCGACTCCACCGATCCCATGAAGCACGCCCTGGGCCTGTTCGGCGAGGACTTCCACCGGTCGGCCTTCCGCGCCCTCCGGGAGGGGGGCATCTACATTCAGCAGAGCGAGTCCCCCTTCTACACCCCCCATCTGGTAAGGCAGATTCAAGTTTCGTTGCATAAGCTCTTTCCCAAGGCCGGCCTGTACCTGGGCACGGTGCCCCTGTACCCCGGGGGGTTGTGGGCTTACAGCTACGGTGCCAAGGGCGCCTTCGACACCGTCGTTCCCGAGGAGCGGGTGGTAGAGCGGGGCTTCGCCCAGTTCGGCACCCGGTACTACACCCCGGCAGTCCATGCAGCGGCCTTCGCCTTGCCGCCCTTTGTGGCTGCCCTGCAGAGGCCTGAGGAATGA
- the argS gene encoding arginine--tRNA ligase, whose translation MTVHRTGAGGIEQYTIGQVEGQIVRVLAQGAARAVAAGALPAEAAEQPVAIEVPRDRSHGDYASNLAMTLARPARRNPREIASILVDHMDTAGTFIKEVTIAGPGFINFTLDPAWLHGVVDDVFRLGDQYGRVTLGQGQRVLVEFVSANPTGPLNVVSARHAALGDALASLLTAAGYQTHREYYVNDAGNQIQTLGLALDIRLRQLQGEDVELPEGAYPGEYLIDLARRVLAGEPGAPPVDQLPADDEARREILARYAVAHFVAEHREMLARYGVQFDRWFHESEVRESGGAEEVIRRLQAAGHVYQQDGALWLRTTDFGDDKDRVLMKNDGSYTYLLPDVAYHVNKLERGFDLLIDILGRDHFGYHVRLEAALAALGWDPKVLEVLYLQMVHLVRGQETVRMSKRQGRYVTMAEFLDEVSVDAARYFFLMRSADTEIDFDLDLANLQSNDNPVYYVQYAHARMAGILRQAREQGVALPGRLDSLAEVKDKAGADLWSHPAEQDLLRLLAALPGEIADAARTRAPHHLTRYAHDLATNFHQFYTQCRVLGAEEHLVGARLALVQATQVVLQRVLGLLGVSAPERM comes from the coding sequence TTGACGGTTCACCGCACGGGAGCAGGCGGAATCGAACAATACACCATCGGACAGGTGGAGGGGCAAATCGTCCGGGTGCTGGCCCAAGGGGCGGCCCGGGCCGTGGCGGCCGGCGCCCTGCCGGCGGAGGCCGCGGAGCAGCCGGTGGCCATCGAGGTGCCCCGGGACCGGAGCCACGGCGATTACGCCAGCAACCTGGCCATGACCTTGGCCCGCCCCGCCCGGCGCAACCCCCGGGAAATCGCTTCCATCTTGGTGGACCACATGGACACAGCCGGCACCTTTATTAAGGAAGTAACCATCGCCGGCCCCGGCTTCATCAACTTCACCCTGGACCCGGCCTGGCTCCACGGTGTGGTAGACGACGTTTTCCGCCTGGGCGACCAGTACGGCCGGGTAACCTTGGGCCAGGGGCAGCGGGTGCTGGTGGAATTCGTCAGCGCCAACCCCACGGGCCCCCTCAACGTGGTCAGCGCCCGTCACGCCGCCCTGGGGGACGCCCTGGCCAGCCTCCTGACGGCCGCGGGCTACCAGACCCACCGGGAATACTACGTCAACGACGCCGGCAACCAGATCCAAACCCTTGGCCTGGCTTTAGATATCCGCCTGCGCCAGCTCCAAGGCGAAGATGTGGAACTTCCCGAAGGGGCCTATCCCGGCGAGTACCTCATCGACCTGGCCCGCCGGGTGCTGGCGGGCGAGCCGGGGGCGCCGCCCGTGGACCAACTGCCCGCCGATGACGAAGCCCGCCGGGAGATCCTGGCCCGCTATGCCGTAGCCCACTTCGTGGCCGAGCACCGGGAAATGCTGGCCCGCTACGGGGTTCAGTTCGACCGTTGGTTCCACGAGAGCGAAGTGCGGGAAAGCGGCGGCGCCGAGGAAGTCATCCGGCGCCTCCAGGCCGCCGGCCACGTGTACCAGCAGGACGGCGCCCTATGGCTCCGCACCACCGACTTCGGCGACGATAAAGACCGGGTCCTCATGAAGAACGACGGCAGCTACACCTACCTGCTCCCCGACGTGGCCTACCATGTGAACAAATTGGAGCGGGGCTTCGATCTCCTCATCGACATCCTGGGCCGGGACCACTTCGGCTATCATGTGCGCCTGGAGGCTGCCCTGGCCGCCCTGGGCTGGGATCCCAAAGTATTGGAAGTGCTGTACCTGCAGATGGTCCACCTGGTGAGAGGCCAGGAGACGGTGCGCATGTCCAAGCGCCAAGGCCGCTACGTCACCATGGCCGAGTTCCTGGACGAGGTGAGTGTGGACGCCGCCCGCTATTTCTTCCTCATGCGCTCCGCCGACACCGAGATCGATTTCGACCTGGACCTGGCCAACCTCCAGAGCAACGACAACCCCGTCTACTACGTGCAGTACGCCCATGCCCGCATGGCCGGCATCCTGCGCCAGGCCCGGGAGCAAGGCGTGGCCCTGCCCGGCCGGCTAGACAGCCTGGCAGAAGTGAAGGACAAGGCCGGGGCCGATCTGTGGTCCCACCCCGCCGAGCAGGACCTGCTGCGCCTGCTGGCCGCCCTGCCCGGCGAGATCGCCGACGCCGCCCGCACCCGGGCGCCCCATCACCTGACCCGGTATGCCCACGACCTGGCCACTAACTTCCACCAGTTCTACACCCAGTGCCGGGTGCTGGGGGCCGAGGAGCACTTGGTGGGCGCCCGCCTGGCCTTGGTCCAGGCCACCCAGGTGGTGCTGCAGCGGGTCTTGGGCCTGCTGGGGGTCAGTGCCCCCGAGCGCATGTAA
- a CDS encoding PBP1A family penicillin-binding protein, with product MYISRLVHRLFAAAAVVTALGLLGLGAWLLTPLPPAQVPVATRVYDAQGRLITYIAAQRRVPVAGEDMPLALRQAVVAVEDSRFYRHWGVDPIGVVRAFVRNYQAGRTVEGASTITSQLARNSYLSLERTWDRKIREAFLSLKLEAHMTKEEILTAYLNTIYYGHGAYSAEVAARTYFGKGVAELDLAESALLAAVIRSPGLYSPYLDLQRARERRDFVLGRMVELGYITAAEAEAARAQPIRLAGLEESVPAAPYFVDYVRSLLREHLPHVEADLARGGYEIHTALDLDMQRAAEEAFARHLGSVSHRDAQGIAQPQGALVALDPRNGHIKALVGGRDFRESQFNRATDARRQPGSAFKVFVYTALVDQGIPLSATQLCEFVAFPGPTPDSLYEPTDFGDEPYHWENLTMRDALRVSDNVVTVKWAQVIGPSTIARYARRMGIMESTPLEPTLPLALGASEVTPLELTAAYAPLANGGYRVEPVAVTEVRAADGRILWQQRSELEPVLAPATAYLITDALRSVLDDPDGTGSHLRQWFQRPAAGKTGTTNERRSAWFVGYTPDLVASVYVGNDDQVPLWGGGGAVAGPIWARFMAGALADVPVKDWDMPADVFAARTCVLGGSPEAPWIRPVWEVFRQGTYPGDNCPWAIFQ from the coding sequence TTGTATATTTCCCGTCTGGTGCATCGCCTGTTTGCCGCCGCTGCGGTGGTCACGGCCTTAGGCCTGCTGGGCTTGGGGGCCTGGCTGCTGACGCCCCTGCCGCCGGCCCAGGTGCCGGTGGCCACCCGGGTTTACGATGCCCAAGGCCGGCTCATCACCTACATCGCCGCCCAGCGCCGGGTTCCGGTGGCGGGGGAGGACATGCCCCTGGCCCTGCGCCAGGCGGTGGTGGCGGTGGAGGACAGCCGCTTCTATCGCCACTGGGGGGTGGACCCCATCGGCGTCGTGCGGGCTTTCGTGCGGAACTACCAGGCGGGGCGCACCGTGGAAGGGGCCAGCACCATCACTTCCCAACTGGCCCGCAATTCGTACCTTTCTTTGGAGCGCACCTGGGATCGGAAGATCCGCGAGGCCTTTTTGAGCCTGAAGCTGGAAGCCCATATGACAAAGGAAGAAATCCTGACGGCCTACCTGAACACCATCTACTACGGCCACGGGGCCTACAGCGCCGAGGTGGCGGCCAGGACCTACTTCGGCAAGGGCGTGGCGGAACTGGACTTGGCCGAGAGCGCCTTGTTGGCGGCGGTAATCCGTAGTCCCGGCTTGTACAGCCCGTACCTGGATCTCCAGCGGGCCCGGGAGCGGCGGGATTTCGTGCTGGGCCGCATGGTAGAGCTGGGCTATATTACGGCGGCCGAGGCCGAGGCCGCCCGGGCCCAGCCCATCCGCCTGGCGGGCCTGGAGGAATCGGTGCCGGCGGCTCCTTACTTCGTGGATTATGTGCGGTCCCTGCTGCGGGAGCACCTGCCCCATGTAGAAGCCGACCTGGCCCGGGGCGGCTACGAAATCCACACCGCTTTGGATTTGGACATGCAGCGGGCGGCCGAGGAGGCTTTTGCCCGGCACCTGGGCTCCGTCAGCCACCGGGACGCCCAGGGCATCGCCCAGCCCCAGGGAGCCCTGGTGGCCCTTGATCCCCGCAACGGCCACATCAAGGCCCTGGTGGGGGGCCGGGACTTTCGGGAGAGCCAGTTCAACCGGGCCACCGACGCCCGCCGCCAGCCGGGCTCCGCCTTTAAGGTGTTTGTGTACACCGCCCTGGTGGACCAGGGGATTCCCTTGTCGGCCACCCAGTTGTGCGAGTTTGTGGCCTTTCCCGGCCCGACGCCGGACTCTCTCTACGAGCCGACGGACTTCGGCGATGAGCCGTACCACTGGGAAAACTTGACCATGCGGGACGCCCTGCGGGTTTCCGACAACGTAGTGACGGTGAAGTGGGCCCAGGTCATCGGACCGTCCACCATCGCCCGCTACGCCCGGCGCATGGGCATCATGGAATCCACGCCCTTGGAGCCCACCCTGCCCCTGGCCCTGGGTGCCAGCGAGGTGACGCCCCTGGAGTTGACGGCAGCCTATGCGCCCCTGGCCAACGGCGGGTACCGGGTGGAGCCGGTGGCCGTCACCGAGGTGCGGGCAGCCGACGGCCGCATCCTCTGGCAGCAGCGGTCTGAACTGGAGCCGGTGCTGGCACCGGCTACCGCCTATTTGATCACCGATGCCTTGCGCTCGGTGCTGGACGACCCCGACGGCACCGGCAGCCACCTGCGCCAGTGGTTCCAACGGCCCGCCGCCGGCAAGACGGGCACCACCAACGAGCGGCGCAGCGCCTGGTTCGTGGGCTACACCCCAGACCTGGTGGCGTCGGTTTACGTGGGCAACGACGATCAGGTTCCCCTTTGGGGCGGCGGCGGTGCGGTGGCCGGGCCCATCTGGGCCCGGTTCATGGCCGGCGCCTTGGCCGACGTTCCCGTGAAAGACTGGGACATGCCCGCCGACGTGTTCGCCGCCCGGACCTGCGTCTTGGGCGGCTCGCCGGAGGCCCCGTGGATCCGGCCCGTCTGGGAAGTCTTCCGCCAGGGCACCTACCCCGGCGACAACTGCCCTTGGGCGATTTTCCAGTGA
- a CDS encoding trypsin-like peptidase domain-containing protein gives MDDHFTPGQSPYEPSEHGSHGQPPHGRPAHGAPAYGQPSPGQSPHGGGPSGPRWTVKRNSRPFWNFLLAALVGGIIGALVTMSFAGQLLPGGSTPPLGAGNDRLPLNGLSGNNEPPLPGSDQGPHGNDGADSSPVVEVVDKVGPAVVGILNKRMVRDISSGESFPRIAATGSGVIFSPDGYIITNYHVIEGADQVEVVVADGRVLPATIVAHDDPFSDLAVLRIEATDLPYAVFGDSDQVRVGETVVAIGNPQGLDFFRSVTVGVVSGIRPDLLHRLSSGRSDYARIFELIQTDAAINRGNSGGPLVNLRGEVIGINTLKFQGADIEGMGFAIPSNDVRLIANDLVQYGRVIRPALGVSLIPDDIAASRYGVTAGVIVAETIPGGPAQRVGIRSGDVILRINDQETERYLDLLKALNKMSVGDTVQVLVDREGSTLTFEVELGELQINLR, from the coding sequence ATGGACGACCACTTCACCCCCGGGCAGTCCCCGTACGAGCCGTCCGAACATGGGTCCCACGGGCAGCCTCCCCACGGCCGGCCTGCCCATGGTGCGCCCGCCTACGGGCAGCCCAGCCCCGGGCAATCGCCTCACGGCGGTGGTCCATCCGGCCCCCGCTGGACGGTGAAGCGCAACTCCCGCCCTTTTTGGAACTTCCTGCTGGCGGCCTTGGTGGGCGGCATCATCGGCGCCCTGGTGACCATGAGCTTTGCCGGCCAACTGCTGCCCGGCGGCTCCACCCCGCCCTTGGGCGCGGGCAACGATCGGCTGCCCCTGAACGGTTTGAGCGGCAACAATGAGCCTCCCCTGCCGGGGTCCGACCAGGGCCCCCACGGCAACGACGGGGCCGATTCATCCCCGGTGGTGGAAGTGGTCGACAAGGTCGGGCCGGCGGTGGTAGGCATCTTGAACAAGCGGATGGTCCGGGACATCTCCAGCGGCGAGTCCTTCCCCCGGATCGCCGCCACCGGCTCGGGCGTCATCTTCAGCCCCGACGGCTACATCATCACCAACTACCACGTCATCGAAGGCGCCGACCAGGTAGAAGTAGTGGTGGCCGACGGGCGGGTGCTGCCCGCCACCATTGTGGCCCACGATGATCCCTTCTCCGATTTGGCGGTGCTGCGCATCGAGGCCACCGACCTTCCCTATGCCGTCTTCGGCGACTCCGACCAGGTGCGGGTCGGGGAAACGGTGGTGGCCATCGGCAATCCCCAGGGCCTGGATTTCTTCCGCTCCGTCACCGTGGGCGTGGTCAGCGGCATCCGTCCCGACCTGCTGCACCGGCTGTCGTCGGGCCGCAGCGACTATGCCCGTATTTTCGAATTGATCCAAACGGACGCGGCCATCAACCGGGGCAACAGCGGCGGGCCGTTGGTCAACCTTAGGGGTGAAGTCATCGGCATCAACACCCTCAAGTTCCAGGGCGCCGACATCGAAGGCATGGGCTTCGCCATCCCTTCCAATGATGTGCGGCTCATCGCCAACGATCTGGTGCAGTACGGGCGGGTCATCCGCCCGGCCTTGGGTGTCAGCCTCATTCCCGATGACATCGCCGCCAGCCGCTACGGCGTCACCGCAGGCGTCATCGTGGCCGAAACCATTCCCGGCGGGCCCGCCCAGCGGGTGGGCATCCGCTCGGGTGACGTGATCCTGCGCATAAACGACCAAGAGACGGAACGCTACCTGGACCTGCTGAAAGCCCTCAATAAAATGTCTGTAGGCGACACGGTGCAGGTGCTGGTGGACCGGGAAGGCAGCACCCTCACCTTCGAGGTGGAGTTGGGCGAACTGCAGATCAACCTGCGATAG